TGAAGGTGTAGGTGCGGCCCAGGTAGAGCTGGCGGGCGAGGGACGAGGCCACGTTGGCGTCCTCGCTGCGGGCCACGCGGGCTTCTTGCAGCAGGGCGGACTTGGCGGCCTCGATTTCCTGGGCGGTGAAGCCCTTCTGGAGGGCCAGGCCGAGTTCCTCGCGCATGGCGGCGGCGACCTTGCCCGTCACGCCCGGGTTGAAGATGGCGTAGGTGCTGAAGCTGGCCTTGGGGTCCTCGCTGGAGACGTTGACGCTCCCGCCCGCGCCGTAGCTCAGGCCCTCTTTCTGCCGCAGGCGGTTGAAGAGGCGCGAATCGGTGCCTGCGCCGAAGACGCGCATGGCGACCGCCAGCGCCGGGTAGTCGGGGCTGTCGTCACGCAGCGGGAAGTTCAGCCGCGCCACGTAGACGGCGTTGGCCTTGTCGGGCACGTTCAGCACGAGGTCCTGCGCCTTGGGGGTGGTCAGCGGCAGGACGACTCGCTGGTAAGGCACGCCGCTGCTGAAGCCGCCCAGCAGCTCCGGCAGGGCTGCCCGAATAGTCTGCGGGTCGAAGTCGCCCACGACCGCCACCTGCGCGCGGGCCGCCCCCCACACCTTGCGGTAGTAGTCCTGCACCTGCGCCAGCGTCACGGCGCGGGTGTCCGCGATGGCCTCGTCGAGGGTGCGCGCGTAGCCCAGGTCGCCGTGCTTGGCCCCCGGCTGCATGAAGACCCGCGCCAGCGCCCGCCCGGCCACCGCCTGCGGTTCGTTGCGCCCCGCTTCCAGGTCGTCGAGCGCGGCCTTTTTGATCTCCTCAAAGTCGGCCTGGGGGAAGACGGGTTCGCGCAGCACCTTGCGGACCAGCGCCAGCGCCTCGGGGAGGTGGGTGCGGTCGGTGCTGAGGGTGAGGGTGACCCCGGTCGCGCCCCCGTCCACCTGAAGCTGGGTCTTGAGGGCCTCCAGGCGGTCGTTGAGCTGCTGGCGGGTCAGGTCTTTGCTCCCGCGCGTGAGCAGCGGCGCGATGAAGTCGGCGGCGTCCTGTCCGCTGCGGGCCGTGTCAGGGTTGCCGAAGTCGAGGCTCAGCACGAACTCCACCCGCTCGCCGCGCGTCTTCTTGGGCAGCAGGGCCACGTCCGCGCCCGCCACCTTTTCCCGGATCACGCGGGCTTCGAGGGCGGCGGGTTCGGGCGGGATCGTCTCCCCCGCCGCAAGGGCGGCGCGGCCCTGGTAGCCCTTCAGGAGTTCGGCGGCGCTGGGGGCCTGGCCGACGATCACCCGGTCAGGCTGCGCGGTCGGGACGAAGAGGCCCAGCGTGCGGTTGGTGGGTTTGAGGTACGTCGCGGCCACCCGCTGCACAGCGGCAGGCGTCACCTTTTCCAGCTCGTCGCGCAGCTTGAACAGCAGCCGCCAGTCGCCCGCCGCGATGTACTCGGACAGGGCCAGGCCGACCGTCTCGGGCTTGGCGAGCAGTTGCTCGTAGCCGCTCACCACGCGGGTGCGGACGCGGGCCACGTCCTCCTCGGTAAAGGGCGTCTTGCTGGCGTTTTCCAGGGTGGACAGCAGGGTGGCCTGGGCGGGCGCGGTGTTGTCGTCCTTGCCCAGCACCGCCGCGTACATCAGCAGGCCGGGGTCGTCGGCGCTGTTCGTCAGGCTGCCGATGGCGGTGGCCTGTTTGGTCTGCACCAGCGCCTTGTAGAGCCGCCCGGCGGGTTCGTCGGCCAGAATCTGGTCGAGCACCAGCAGGGCGGGCATGTCGGGGTGCCGCACGCTGGGCATGTGGTAGGCCGCCAGGATGATCTGCTGGTCGCCCACCCGGCGCACCGTCACGCTGCGTTCGCCGTCCTGGGCGGGTTCCACGGTATAGAGCGGCGGCAGCGTGCGCCAGGGCTTGCGGAGGGGGCCGAACTCGGCGGCGATCAGCCCCAGGGCCTGCCCCGGATCGAAGTTCCCGGCCAGCGTCACCACCGCGTTGTCGGGCTGGTAATACTTCTGATAAAAGGCCTTGAGGCGGTCCACCGGCACGTTCTCCACATCCGAGCGGTTGCCGATGGCGGTGTTCCCGTAGTTGTGCCAGTCGTAGGCCACCGAGCGGACCTGCTTGTACAGCAACGCGAAGGGGCTGTTCTCGCCGGACTCGAACTCGTTGCGGACCACCGTCATCTCGGTCTTCAGGTCGTCACCGCTGATCTTGGAGTGCGTCATGCGGTCGGCTTCCATCTTCACGGCCCAGGCGAGGTTGTCCCCGGTGTTCGTCAGCGTCTCGAAGTAGTTGGTGCGGTCCTCGCTGGTGGTGCCGTTGAAGTCGGCGCCGCGCTTGCCCAGGTTCTCCAGGATGTTGCCGCTGGTCGGCGTGCCCTTGAACAGCATGTGTTCGAGCAGGTGCGCCATCCCCGTCTCGCCGTAGTTCTCGTTCTTGCTGCCCACCAGGTAGGTCACGTTCAGCGTAAAGGTCGTCTTGGACGTATCGGGGAACAGCAGCACCCGCAGCCCATTGCGCAGCCGGTACTCGCGGATGCCCTCCACCTCGGTCACGAAGGTCACGCCCGCAGGCAGGGCGGGCTGGGCCTGGGCGGTGCTGGCCGGGGTAGCGGCGGGCGCGGTCTGTGCCGAGGCGACACCCCCCGTGAGCAGCGCGAGGGTCAGGAACAGGGCCTGACGGGACAGGGCTTTCTGAGAAAAGCGAACGGACATGCAGCCTCCTGAAAAGGGGAGAGAGCGGAAGGTCAGTGGAAATGCCAGGAGCAACTACGGGCCGGTGCCAACTGGAGTTCCGCCCCGGAGCCTACCGTCTGCCCTGTCACTTCAGCGTTAGAGGCAGAGGAGAAGGCCCGGACACTCGGCCCGGACCTCCCGTGAAGCGGCTCTACACCCGCCTGAGTGGTTCCGCTGCCGCCGCGTCCAGAAACCACACCGGGTCCTGCACCCGCGCGACCGGATAGTCGCCCTCGCCCGCCTGCACCTCGCGCAGCACCTCCGCCTTGCCCGCCCCGGTCACCAGCAGCCAGCGTTCGCGGGCGGCGTTGATCTCGGGGAAGGTGAAGGTGAGCCGCCCGGTATTCAGCTTGGGCACCCAGTTGGCCGCGACCCGGCCCGTGGCCTGCAAAGCCTCGGTGCCGGGAAAGAGGCTGGCGGTGTGTCCGTCATCGCCCATGCCCAGCAGCACCACGTCGAGCCGCTCGGGCAGCAGGGCGGCGTAGGCCCGCGCCGCGTCCTCCAGCGGGCGGCGCTCGCCCTCCATCCGGTGAATCTGGGCTTCGGGAACGGGGACGTGCGTGAGCAGTTCGTCATGCGCGAGCCGGTAATTGCTGTCGGGACTGTCCGGCCCCACACTGCGCTCGTCGCTGAAGTAGACGTGGACGGCGGACCAGGGCACGTCCGGCAGCCCGCGAAGTGCCCGATACATCAATTTCGGCGTGCTGCCCCCCGACAGCGCGACCTGAAAGGCTCCGCGTGCCGACACCGCCTCCCGCGCTGCCCGCGCGAAGGCTTCCGCCGCCGCCTGCGCGGTGGCTTCCGGGGTGGGGAAGACGCGGAGGTTCATAGTGCGCCTCTGGAACACCCGGAGGGCAGAGAGCAGAGGGCAGAGGGCGGTCGGTGCCGTCCCTCACCGCCTCCTCCCTCCACAGGCCACAGGCCACACGCCACACGCCTCATTTCCCCCCCAGACTCGCCTTTGCCAGCGCCCAGGCCCGCTCGAACACCTCGCGGCGCTCGGGGCGGGCCATCACGCGGGCGAGGCCCTCGGCGAGGCTCATGGGGGGCACGTTCAACTCGGTGGCGCGTTCCATGCCGGGCCAGTGGCACACGCTGCGGACCAGATCGCCGTTCTCGGCGGTGAGGGTGAAGCTCACGTCCTGGTCCGCCAGTTCCAGGCCGCACAGGTCGCCGTTCTCGCGCCCGCAGCCTGCGGCCTGAAAGGTGACGTTCTTCAGGTCGGGCCAGCCCAGCGTGTCGGCCACCCAGCCCGCGAAGAGGCGAGCAGGCAGGTCGTTATTCCCCGCATAGCGGATGGTCAGGCGGTCCACCCGCGGCAGTTGCCGCACCGCGTCGGGGCTGTCGAACACCTGCGCCAGTGCCTCGCGCCAGTGCGCCGAGCGTGACCAGCCCAGGTCGGCCAGGGCGTAGTGCCGGGCCGGGGGAATATTCAGCGTGAGGCTGTCCGCGATCACCTGATCCGCGATGTCGGTCAGCTCCGAGAGCAGCACTCCGCCGGGCCGGGTGTCCGCCCCCCACCACACGTGGTTTACGGTCGCCGGACGCAGCAGCGGCAGGATCGCGCCCTGGAGCTGTTCCGGGTCGGCGGCCAGCCGCAGCCGCTCGATATACAGCCCGCCCGGCTGCGGCACCAGACTGACCTGTACCTGAAGCGGATGTTGCGGCCCGGCATCCATCACGCCGATGATCTGCCGCCCCGCGTAGCGCCCCTCCAGCCCCGCCAGCGCCTCCTCGACCCGCGAGAGATGCCGCTGCACCGTCAGCGCGACGATGTTCCCGGTATACGCCCGCGTCTCCACGTCCGTCTGCGCCCACAGCTCATCCAACGTGGCCTGCGCCCGGCGCACCGTGGTTTCGATGGGGCCGAGGGGGCGAAGGTCGGTGGCCTGGGTCATGGGGCACCTCCGGTGCGTCTAACCGTCAAACCGTCGAACGGTCTAACCGCCAAATTGCTTTCAGACGGTTTGACTCTTAGACCGTTTGACCGGGCGCGCAGCGCCCTCACAGCCGCCTCCAGCGCCGGTCCGGTCCGATCAACTTGTCGGCGGCCTCGGGGCCCCAGGTTCCGGCCGGGTAGTTGGGGAAGTCGGGGGCGGGGGTGCTTTCCCAGGCTTGCAGCAGGCCGCTGACGATCTGCCAGGCGCGGTCCACCTCGTCCTCGCGGGGGAAGAGGGTGGCGTCGCCCAGCATCGCGTCGAGGAGCAGGCGGCTGTAGGGGCTTTCGAGCTGGGCGCCGAAAGCGTCGTAGCGGAAGTCCATCACCACCTCGCGCAGCACCATCTCCTGCCCGGGCGACTTGGAGGAGAATTTCAGGCTGACGCCCTCGTCGGGCTGGATGCGGAAGGCCAGCACGTTGCGTTCGGTCGCGCCGGGGAACATCCCCAGCGGCGGGCGCTTGAAGACCACCGCGATTTCGGTGACCTTCTTGGGCAGCCGCTTGCCGGTCCGCAGGAAGAAGGGCACGCCCTCCCAGCGCCAGTTGTCCACCTGCAACTTCACGGCGACGTAAGTCGGCGTGTTGCTGTTCGGTTTCACGCCGGGTTCCTCGCGGTAGCCGGGCACCGGTTCGCCGTCGATCACGCCGGGGCCGTACTGGCCACGCACGGCGACCTCTCCGACGTTTTCCGGGGTGATGGCCTGGACCGAGCGCAGCACCTTCACCTTCTCGTCGCGGATGGCGTCGGCGTCGAAGGCGGAGGGCGGCTCCATCGCGGTCAGGGTGAAGAGCTGCATCAGGTGGTTTTGCAGCATGTCGCGCACCACCCCCGCCTCCTCGTAGTACCCGGCGCGGCCTTCCAGCCCCAGGTCCTCGGCGGCGGTGATCTGGACATGGTCCACGTAACTGCGGTTCCAGAGCGGCTCGAAGATGGTGTTGCCGAAGCGGATCGCCATCAGGTTCTGCACCGTCTCCTTGCCGAGATAGTGGTCGATGCGGTAAATCTGCGACTCGTCCCAGACGCGGTGCAGGGCCGCGTTCAGCTCGCGCGCCGAGGCCAGGTCGCGCCCGAAGGGCTTCTCGACGATGATGCGCCGCCAGCCCTCCGACTCGTCGGCGAGGCCCAGGCGGCCCAGGCCGTTGCTGATCGGCTCGAACAGGCTGGGCGGCGTGGAGAGGTAGAAGAGGGCATTCTTGCGCCCGCCGTGCGCCTCCTCCGCCCGGTCGAGTTCCTGCCCCACCAGCCCGTACACCTCGTCGGTGCCGAAGTCCCCGAACTCGTAGTACAGCAGGTCGCGGAACTTCTCCAGCGCGCCGGGGTGCGGCTGGTCGGTTTCCTTGCTGGTCTTCAGGGCCTCGATCACGAAGTCCTTGAACTGGTCGTCGGTCATCTCCTGACGGCCCACGCCCACGATGTTGAAGGCACTTCCCAGCAGCCCGTCCTGCCACAGCCCGAACACGGCGGGGAGCAGCTTGCGCTTGGCGAGGTCGCCGGTCGCGCCGAAAATCACCAGGGTGGCGGGTTCGGGGGCGCGGTTGCGGCGCATCAGGGTGCGGAAGGGGTTCTCGCTGGTGTCCTCCGCGCCCGGCTGCGGTGTCCGCGCGCGGGTCTTGCCGGGTTTTCTGGCGGGCGGGGCGGGCTGCGCCACGTCGACGTTCTGCGCCGCCATCTTCTGGGTCACGGCCTGCTGGATGCTGCCAGGGGCAGGGTCCGTTCCGCTGCCTTTGGCCTGGTCGTCTGTGGTCATCCGTTATCCCCCGTGACGCGGTGCTGGCCGACTTCGCCCAGTTCCTCGGCCTGCTTGCGGCTGCCGGTGTCGGGGCGGGCGGCCTGGGTGGGGATGTTCTGCGGGGCGGCGGCCACCGGGTGTTCGCCGGGCTGCACCTCGGGCACCACGCCTTCCTGCCGGGTGGATTCCAGCGTCTTGACGGCGTGACCGCCAAAGGCGCGGCGCATCGCGCTGAGCATCTGCCCGGCGTAGCTGACTTCCTGCTGTGAGCGGAAGCGCACCTGGGTCGCCAGCGTGATGACGGGCGTGGGCACCCCCTGCTCGATGGAGTCGATTACCGTCCAGCGCCCCTCGCCCGAGTCGGCCACATAGTCGGAGAGCTGCGAGAAGTCGGCCTCGTTTTTCAGCGCCTCGGCGGTCAGGTCGAGCAGCCACGAGCGGACCACCGAGCCGTGCCGCCACAGTTCAGCGATCTGCGCGATGTTCAGGTTGAACTCGGTCTTGTGGCGCATCAGCTCGAAGCCCTCGGCGTAGGCTTCCATCAGCCCGTACTCGATGCCGTTGTGGACCATCTTCACGTAGTGGCCCGACCCCGAGGGCCCCACGCGGCCCCAGCCGTCCTTGGGCGTGGGGGCCAGCGCCTCGAAAATCGGGCGCAGCCGCTCGACGGCTTCCTTGGGGCCGCCGATCATCATCGCGTAGCCCTCGGTCAGGCCCCAGACGCCGCCCGAGGTGCCCACGTCCACCAGATGAATGCCGATCTTCGCCAGCGCCTCGGCCCGGCGCATGGTGTCCTTGTAGTTGGAGTTGCCGCCGTCGATGATGATGTCGCCCGGCGCCAGCCTCGTCGCCAGGTCGTCGAGGACCGACTGCGTGACCAGCCCGGAGGGCACCATCACCCACACCGCCCGCTGGCCCGGCTCACCCAGCTTGGCGATCAGCTCATCCATCGTGCGGGCGCCCTCCGCGCCCTGCGACTCGATCAGCGCCACATTGTCCGGGTTGCGGTCGTAGCCCACGATCTGTTGCCCGCCGCGCGTCAGCCGCAGCACCATGTTGCCGCCCATCTTGCCCAGCCCGATCATGCCCATCTTCATGTCTGACCTCCCGGCGCCGGGCTGGGACGGAAGCGATTCCAGCCCCAAACGCCTACTGAGGGGCATCATACGCTCGGCTATGCCAGCCGCGCCTTTCCTGAAAATGATGTTTAGGAGGCCGAAAGCCGGGGCCGGGAGAAGGGCAGCGTGTCTTTCTCCCGGCCCCGATGTGGCTCGCCTTACCGCTTCCGCCGCGCGGCCTTCGCCGCCTGCTGCTCTTCCTTCTGCTTGCGCTGCATCTCGCGGCCCATGTCTTCCATCAGTTGCGCGCCCTGGGCGTCCACCTGGCGCTGGAGTTCGACCAGGGTGGTCACGACGAGGTTGTGCAGCATCCGCTCGACGGGTTTGCGAATCCAGCTGTAGCGGACGCGGCCATTCACGCTCAGCGTGACCTCGGTGCCGCCCGGCATGGCCTTGAAGGTCCAGCCCTGCGTCAGCTTTTCCAGCGGCCCCACGTTCCGCACGCTCTCCCAGCCGCCGCGCAGCGGTGCCTGGAGTTGCCCGTACTTGGCGACGAAGCTCAGGCCGAGCAGCCGCCGCGAGAACTTGAAGCGCACCAGCACGTTGTTCGCCAGCCGCCCCTCCCCGCCCTCGTACTCGGCCCGGACCAGATTGGGGTCCCACCCCACCCGCCGCTTCGGCTCCAGCGCCAGCCGGTACAGCACGTCCGGGCGCGACCGCACCACGATGCTCTGCTTGATGTGGATGTCTTCGGACATGTCGGGGGCTACTGTAGCGCGGGAAGGGCGTGTGGCTCGTGGCTTGTAGCGTGTGGACAAGCCCCAGCTTTTGCCCTGGCCCAGGCTCAAGCCTCTACAGGCCACATGCCCCAAGCTCTCAGTCCAGATATTCCCGCGCGTGCAGGTGCGCCGCCCGCAGGTTGAACCGCTCGGCGTACTTCACCCCGGCGAGGCGGCCCAGAGCGGCGCGGCCCTCGCGGAACTGTTCGGCGCTCCAGGCCCACTTGTAGAAGTCGCGGTAGTACCCGGCCACGTCCTGCGCGGCCTCGAAGGTGTCTTCGGTATCCACGAACACCTCGGGGTAGGGGCTGGCGGGGGCGTAGTACTGGTAAAAGCGCACCGGCTCACGCCACGCCTCCAGGCGGGCCACGTCCTCGCCGCTGTCCACCGCCTCGTCGCCCAGGTTGGGGGCGGGGGGCATCGCGGCGCCGCCGCCCGACTCGTTGATGATCTTGGGGATGCGGGCCAGCGTGATCGCGTCAAAGGCGATCTTGGCGGTCATGCGGTGGTCGGGGTGGGGGTGATCGTCACTCCAGGTGATCACCGCGTTGGGGCGGAAGTGGGCATAGAGGCGGGCGAGTTGCAGCGCCTCGTTCCGCCCGCCGGTCATGCGGCTGTCGCCCATGTCGAAGAAGTGATAGGTCGCGCCGATGCGGTTCGCCACCCACGCCCCGTGTTCGCGCCGCACCCGCCGGACCTCCTCGTGCGGGGCGTCCCCGAACTGCGACGCCAGTTCACCCAGCGTCGTCCAGACCAGCATCACCTCGTCGCCGCGCGCCGCGTGTTTTGCCAGTGTCCCGATGCACCCGATCTCGTCGTCGGGGTGTGCAAATACCGCCATGATTCGCATGGAGAGAGGATAGGGCTTGTGGCCTGTCGCTCGTGGCTTGTGGAGAAAAAGAAAAGCGGCTGAAGTGGAGGCCGAAGCTTCTCTACAAGCCACAGGCCACGCGCCACACGCCCCTCACCGAACAAACCGGAGGCTCAGCGGATACCGGTACGCCCGCCCCTGGCTCACCCGGATCACGGCCAGCAGCATCACCACCAGCGGAAAGGCCCACAGCACCAGGCTGGCCGGAATGAAGAAGGCGAAGAAGGCGGCCAGCGAGCCGAAGAAAGCGAAGGCACCCAGGTTGGGGGACCCCGCCGCCGCGCCGAAGGCCCCGCCGATCAACCCCAGGCTGAAGAGGGCGAGGAACAGCAGGCCCACCAGAACCGAGTACAGCCACACGCTGAGCTGGAAATTCAGCGCCTCCTTGCCCTGGTCGTCGAGCACCGGGGCGCGGTCGCGGTACGCCAGCCAGGCGGCCAGCGGCCCCAGCACGTTCCCCAGGCCAGGCAGCACCAGCCCCAGCAGCGGCGAGAGGTGAATCACCAGCGCGGGCGTCCGCTCCGGCTCGGGGATGAAGCGCGGATCGGCCATCTGGGCCGGGGGGTGGCCGGAGAAGTGGGGTTCCGGGCGGCTCATATTGACAGTACGGCTCGGCCTTGCCTACAGTTCCGGGGTTATGACGCGCTCCGGCAAGCCGCCCTTTCCACGGAAAAAACAGGACGCCGCCCGCGACCTGTTGCCGATCAAGGCGGGCATCCAGCCGGAGGTGCCGGTCGCCGGGGAACAGGTAGACCTCTACAGCGACGGCGCCTGCGACACCCAGGCCGGGCACGGCGGCTGGGCCACCATCCTGCGCTACCGGGGCAAGGAACTCGTCCTGAGCGGCAACGAGCGGGACACCACCAACAACCGGATGGAACTGCGCGGCCTGCTCGAAGGGCTGAAGGTGCTCAAGCGGCCCTGTCAGGTTCGGGTGGTGACCGACAGCCAGTACCTCCGCAAAGCCTTCACCGACGGCTGGATTCTGAAGTGGCAGCGCAACGGCTGGAAGACGGCGGGCGGCGACCCGGTCAAGAATCAGGACCTCTGGGAGGAGCTGATCGCGCAGGCCAGAACCCACGCCCTGACCTTTGTCTGGGTGCGCGGCCACAATGGTCACGGCGAGAACGAGCGGGTGGACAAGCTCGCGGTGGAGGAGCGCAAGAAACTCAGGAACGGGTAAGGGTGCAGAGGTAACGCGGACGGCCTCCCTTCGGCGGGGCGGTCGTGACCTCGAACCCGGCGCGGCGGTAGAAGCCCACCGCATTGTCGTCCGTCTCTGCGACCAGGGGCGCGGCGTTCAGGTGGGCGGCCAGGGCACGCAGCAGCGCCCGCGCGTGCCCCCGGCCCTCCTCGCCCGCCGCAGTGCCGAGGTGCAGCACCTCCACCGCCTCCCCGTGTTGCCGGAGGCCCGCCGCGCTCACGGGTTGCCCGTCCATCACCCAGGCGAAGACGTGCCGCTCCGGGTCGCTGCGGTACTCCTCCAACGTGCGGCGGATGCGCTCCGGGTGGGGGAACATCGCGCGGGCCAGCAGCGTTTCCAGCTCGGGGGTGAGCGTCTCGGCCTCGGTCAGCATGGCCGCAGGGTACGGCCCGCGCCCGCTGCCCCCGCCATCCGGCGTATGTTCCGCGCCTCCGGGGCCGCTTACGCTGACGGCAATGAACGCTGCCCCTGCTGCCGCTCCCGACGCCCCACCGAACGGCTGGCGGACCTTCCTCTGGCTGTGGGGATCGCAGGCGCTGAGCGTGCTGGGGGGCGGCCTCAGCGGGTTCGCCATGAACATCTACCTCACGCAGACGCGCTTTCCGCTCGAATCGCAGCGGGCGGAACTGGCGGCGGCGCTCTCGCTGACGGCGCTGGGGTGGACCTTCGCGGCGATCTTCGGGGCGCCGCTGGCGGGGGCGCTGGCCGACCGCTGGGACCGCCGCCGCATCATGCTGACCTGCGACCTGCTGGGGGCGCTGCTGCTGGCGGGCGGCGTGGCGCTGGTGACGCTGACCACCCCCCCGGTCTGGGCACTGGTGGCCTACACGGCGGCGCTGGGCCTGGTCGGCACCTTTCACGGGTCGGCCTTCGACACGAGCTACGGGCTGCTGGTGCCCCGAGCGCAACTGCCGCGCGCCAACGGGATGATGCAGACCATCTGGAGCCTCTCGGGCCTGCTGAGTCCCGCGCTGGCCGCGCTGCTGATCGGCCTCCCGGCGCTCGCGCGTTCCGGCGGGGGTCCGGCCTGGCTGGCGGGCATCCGGGACGGCGTACCGCTGGCCTTTGCCATCGACGGGGCAACGTTCCTGCTGGCGGCGCTGGTGATCTGGCGGCTGCGGATTCCCTCGCCGCCGCGCCGGGAAGCTGGCCCGCGGCCCAGTCTGGGGCAGGACATGCGCTTCGGGTGGAAGTTCATCTTCTCGCGCCCGCCGCTGCTGCATCTGTTGCTGACCTTTGCCGCCGTCAATCTCCTCACGAGTGGCGTGGGTGTGCTGCATCCCCTGCTGGTGCGGTTCGCGCTGGTGCCGAACGAGGGGGCCGGTGGCCTCTCGCAGGAAGCGGCGCTGGCGACCCTCTGGACGGCGATGAGCGCGGGGGGTCTGGCGGGCGGCCTGCTGGTCAGCGCGTGGGGCGGCCTGAAGCGGCGACGGGTGCTGGGCGTGCTGGTGCCGATGGTGCTGGCGGGGACGGCACAGGCGGCCAGCGGCGCGCTGGGGCATCTGGGCCTGCTGGTGCCCGTCTGTATCGCTGTCGCCTGTTTCGGGGTGATGACGCCGATCATGAACGCGCACTCGCAGGCGATCTGGCAGTCGCAGGTGCCGCCCGACATGCAGGGGCGGGTCTTCAGCGTGCGCCGCCTGATCGCGCAGTTCACCGCGCCGGTCAGTACCGCGCTGGCGGGCCTGCTCGCCGCCCGGTATGCGCCGGGCAGCATCCTGCTGTGGGCGGGGCTGCTGATGGGGCTGGTCGCGGGGGCGCAACTGCTGAACCCGGTCATCCGCCGCGTGGAAACGCCGCTGACCCCCGCCCCAGTCGCGCAGGCCGGGATGGGGGACTGAGCAGCTTTCCGGTCCGGGACGGAGAGTTCCCGTGATCAAGCTCGGGATGAGGAGGACGTTTCGGTGCTCTTCGCCAAGGGCGGAACCCGGAGGCCCGGCCTTGCTGATTTGCGTCCGCACGATCACACCACCCGTTTTAGACTGCCCTGTCTATGGCCTCCACCCACCTTCCCGGCGCTCCGGCCAGCGGCTGGCGCACCTTTCTGGCTCTCTGGGGTTCGCAGTCGGTCAGCCAGGTCGGCAGTTTCGTGTCGTGGTTTGCGCTGAACGTGTATGTCGCGCAGACGCTCTATCCCCACCCCGATCAGAAGGCCCCGCTGGCGCTGGCGCTGGGGGCCTTCGCCATCGCCGCGACGCTGCTGGCGGTGGTGCTGGCGCCCATTGCCGGTTCGGTGGCCGACCGCACCCACCGCAAGCGCGTCATGCTGGTCTGCGACGTGCTGAGCGGCGTGCTGACGCTCGGCATGGCGGCGCTGATGTTCGCGGCGGTCGTGCCCTTCTGGCTGCTGCTGGCCTTCGTGATCGCGACGCAGTCGCTGAGCCTCTTCCACGAGGCCGCGCTGGAGAGCAGCTACGCGATGATCGTGCCCGAAGAGCAGCTCACCCGCGCCAACGGCATGATGCAGACCACCCGGCAGTTCAGCGGCCTGATCGCGCCGACGATTGCCACCCTGCTCATCGGCGTGCCCACCCTGCTGCACGGCAGCGGCTGGCTGGCCTCGCTGCGGGACGGCGTGCCCTTCGCGCTGCTGGTGGACGGCGTGAGTTTCCTGCTGGCCGCGCTGGTTCTCGGATTGCTCGCCATTCCCAGCCCGCCCCCCGCCGAGGACCACGGGGGCGCCGCCGCGAACCTCAAGGCCGACACCCGCCTGGGCTGGACGTACCTGCTGCGCCGCCCGCCCCTGCTGTACCTCCTGATCGGGTCCGCCGTCGTGAACTTCGCCACCGCCGCGATTCCGGTCTACCAGACGCTGATCACCACCTTCACGTTGCAGGCAGACCGCGCGGCACGCGGCCTGAGCTTCCCGGCCACCCTCGCCATCATCGACACGATGACCGGCCTGGGCATGTTCCTGGGCGGCCTCACCATC
The window above is part of the Deinococcus metallilatus genome. Proteins encoded here:
- a CDS encoding M16 family metallopeptidase — protein: MSVRFSQKALSRQALFLTLALLTGGVASAQTAPAATPASTAQAQPALPAGVTFVTEVEGIREYRLRNGLRVLLFPDTSKTTFTLNVTYLVGSKNENYGETGMAHLLEHMLFKGTPTSGNILENLGKRGADFNGTTSEDRTNYFETLTNTGDNLAWAVKMEADRMTHSKISGDDLKTEMTVVRNEFESGENSPFALLYKQVRSVAYDWHNYGNTAIGNRSDVENVPVDRLKAFYQKYYQPDNAVVTLAGNFDPGQALGLIAAEFGPLRKPWRTLPPLYTVEPAQDGERSVTVRRVGDQQIILAAYHMPSVRHPDMPALLVLDQILADEPAGRLYKALVQTKQATAIGSLTNSADDPGLLMYAAVLGKDDNTAPAQATLLSTLENASKTPFTEEDVARVRTRVVSGYEQLLAKPETVGLALSEYIAAGDWRLLFKLRDELEKVTPAAVQRVAATYLKPTNRTLGLFVPTAQPDRVIVGQAPSAAELLKGYQGRAALAAGETIPPEPAALEARVIREKVAGADVALLPKKTRGERVEFVLSLDFGNPDTARSGQDAADFIAPLLTRGSKDLTRQQLNDRLEALKTQLQVDGGATGVTLTLSTDRTHLPEALALVRKVLREPVFPQADFEEIKKAALDDLEAGRNEPQAVAGRALARVFMQPGAKHGDLGYARTLDEAIADTRAVTLAQVQDYYRKVWGAARAQVAVVGDFDPQTIRAALPELLGGFSSGVPYQRVVLPLTTPKAQDLVLNVPDKANAVYVARLNFPLRDDSPDYPALAVAMRVFGAGTDSRLFNRLRQKEGLSYGAGGSVNVSSEDPKASFSTYAIFNPGVTGKVAAAMREELGLALQKGFTAQEIEAAKSALLQEARVARSEDANVASSLARQLYLGRTYTFTADFEARLKAVTPQMAQDALRKYVDPANLVVVRAGTFGK
- the pgl gene encoding 6-phosphogluconolactonase gives rise to the protein MNLRVFPTPEATAQAAAEAFARAAREAVSARGAFQVALSGGSTPKLMYRALRGLPDVPWSAVHVYFSDERSVGPDSPDSNYRLAHDELLTHVPVPEAQIHRMEGERRPLEDAARAYAALLPERLDVVLLGMGDDGHTASLFPGTEALQATGRVAANWVPKLNTGRLTFTFPEINAARERWLLVTGAGKAEVLREVQAGEGDYPVARVQDPVWFLDAAAAEPLRRV
- a CDS encoding glucose-6-phosphate dehydrogenase assembly protein OpcA — encoded protein: MTQATDLRPLGPIETTVRRAQATLDELWAQTDVETRAYTGNIVALTVQRHLSRVEEALAGLEGRYAGRQIIGVMDAGPQHPLQVQVSLVPQPGGLYIERLRLAADPEQLQGAILPLLRPATVNHVWWGADTRPGGVLLSELTDIADQVIADSLTLNIPPARHYALADLGWSRSAHWREALAQVFDSPDAVRQLPRVDRLTIRYAGNNDLPARLFAGWVADTLGWPDLKNVTFQAAGCGRENGDLCGLELADQDVSFTLTAENGDLVRSVCHWPGMERATELNVPPMSLAEGLARVMARPERREVFERAWALAKASLGGK
- the zwf gene encoding glucose-6-phosphate dehydrogenase; its protein translation is MTTDDQAKGSGTDPAPGSIQQAVTQKMAAQNVDVAQPAPPARKPGKTRARTPQPGAEDTSENPFRTLMRRNRAPEPATLVIFGATGDLAKRKLLPAVFGLWQDGLLGSAFNIVGVGRQEMTDDQFKDFVIEALKTSKETDQPHPGALEKFRDLLYYEFGDFGTDEVYGLVGQELDRAEEAHGGRKNALFYLSTPPSLFEPISNGLGRLGLADESEGWRRIIVEKPFGRDLASARELNAALHRVWDESQIYRIDHYLGKETVQNLMAIRFGNTIFEPLWNRSYVDHVQITAAEDLGLEGRAGYYEEAGVVRDMLQNHLMQLFTLTAMEPPSAFDADAIRDEKVKVLRSVQAITPENVGEVAVRGQYGPGVIDGEPVPGYREEPGVKPNSNTPTYVAVKLQVDNWRWEGVPFFLRTGKRLPKKVTEIAVVFKRPPLGMFPGATERNVLAFRIQPDEGVSLKFSSKSPGQEMVLREVVMDFRYDAFGAQLESPYSRLLLDAMLGDATLFPREDEVDRAWQIVSGLLQAWESTPAPDFPNYPAGTWGPEAADKLIGPDRRWRRL
- the gnd gene encoding phosphogluconate dehydrogenase (NAD(+)-dependent, decarboxylating), coding for MKMGMIGLGKMGGNMVLRLTRGGQQIVGYDRNPDNVALIESQGAEGARTMDELIAKLGEPGQRAVWVMVPSGLVTQSVLDDLATRLAPGDIIIDGGNSNYKDTMRRAEALAKIGIHLVDVGTSGGVWGLTEGYAMMIGGPKEAVERLRPIFEALAPTPKDGWGRVGPSGSGHYVKMVHNGIEYGLMEAYAEGFELMRHKTEFNLNIAQIAELWRHGSVVRSWLLDLTAEALKNEADFSQLSDYVADSGEGRWTVIDSIEQGVPTPVITLATQVRFRSQQEVSYAGQMLSAMRRAFGGHAVKTLESTRQEGVVPEVQPGEHPVAAAPQNIPTQAARPDTGSRKQAEELGEVGQHRVTGDNG